From one Chryseobacterium sp. 3008163 genomic stretch:
- a CDS encoding glycosyltransferase family 9 protein: MTRILAYRFSAFGDVAMTVPVFCEFLEQNPDVEIVMVSRNNFESLFTDIPNVIFHGIDLDDYKGFLGIRRLGKELLKQYQPDYIADLHDVIRTKILDKIYVRKGLKVFKINKGKEEKEALTDVWNLDKIQLKRTVERYADVFRDMGFKVQLSHQLRPKSNQKSGIGFAPFAQHKGKMLPLEKSFELVKILAEKHVIYFFGGGKKETETLESWEKQIPNTQSLAGKLSLSEELNRISQLEVMISMDSANMHLASVVGTRCVSIWGSTHPYAGFLGFGQSEDDVIQINDLTCRPCSVFGDKECYRGDWACLEEISVQQIINKI, translated from the coding sequence GTGACGAGAATTTTAGCATATCGTTTTTCCGCTTTTGGTGATGTCGCTATGACAGTGCCTGTTTTCTGTGAGTTTCTTGAGCAAAATCCTGATGTTGAAATTGTGATGGTTTCAAGAAATAATTTTGAGAGCTTATTCACTGATATTCCGAATGTTATCTTTCACGGAATTGACCTTGATGATTATAAAGGTTTTTTAGGAATCAGACGATTAGGTAAAGAATTGCTTAAACAATATCAGCCTGATTATATTGCTGATTTACACGATGTTATCCGCACGAAAATTTTAGATAAAATTTATGTTCGCAAAGGTTTAAAAGTTTTCAAAATCAACAAAGGTAAAGAGGAAAAGGAAGCCCTGACGGATGTTTGGAATTTAGATAAAATCCAACTGAAAAGAACAGTAGAACGTTATGCAGATGTTTTTCGTGATATGGGTTTTAAGGTTCAACTCTCGCACCAATTAAGACCAAAATCTAATCAGAAATCGGGAATTGGTTTTGCGCCTTTTGCCCAACATAAAGGTAAAATGTTGCCGCTGGAAAAATCTTTCGAACTTGTGAAAATTTTAGCAGAAAAGCATGTGATTTACTTTTTCGGTGGTGGTAAAAAGGAAACTGAAACTCTCGAAAGCTGGGAAAAACAAATTCCAAATACTCAAAGTTTAGCCGGAAAACTTAGTCTCTCTGAAGAACTGAATAGAATTTCTCAACTTGAAGTAATGATTTCGATGGACTCAGCTAATATGCATTTAGCGAGTGTTGTAGGAACTCGTTGCGTTTCTATTTGGGGTTCTACACATCCTTATGCAGGGTTTTTAGGGTTCGGGCAAAGTGAGGATGATGTTATTCAAATTAATGATCTTACCTGCAGGCCTTGTTCTGTTTTTGGCGATAAAGAATGTTATCGTGGAGATTGGGCTTGCCTAGAGGAAATAAGTGTACAGCAAATCATTAATAAAATTTAA
- a CDS encoding DUF885 domain-containing protein has protein sequence MKNIVSKAVLGLGLIVSLASCRKTDSPLTKITPTNLDSIAANYYEQYLKLYPLEATSQGDLRYNDQLPINIDKDFISGEIAFYHSVQTQLENVDYKALSGEDKVVYDVLDYSLKDKIEAYAYHPEYIPFTQFGGLPLNFPLYGSGQGSQPFNTEKDYEDWLKRMEKFPEWMNAATENFREGMTNKIVLPRKLVLKMIPQMKAEEIITSDFDKNIFSGPIKNFPKNFTAEQKEKFTKLYEDAVAKNIIPVYIKMGEFLEKEYLPKSRETDGYNSLPKGENIYKYYVKSWTTTNKTPEEINKIGQQQVAMLRAEMEKVKQQVGFTGTLEEFISSVTTDPKAMPYKTSKEVLDGFNGILAKITPKLKTMFSVTPKTKFEIRQTEKFREASASAEYIQGTPDGKRPGIFYMPLPDPSKFNVTSGMESLFLHEAIPGHHYQVSLQQENTKLPKFMRFGWFGAYGEGWAHYCETLGPEFGLYTDPYQKMGYLSDQMLRAVRLVVDTGIHTGKMTREEAITYFLSNIAYDEAGATAEVERYMAMPGQALGYKIGSLRIRELREQYQKQLGNKFNLAKFHDELLSQGCLPLDVLNRKMELWAKKQK, from the coding sequence ATGAAAAACATCGTATCAAAAGCTGTATTGGGATTAGGTTTAATAGTAAGTCTTGCTTCTTGCAGAAAGACAGATTCGCCTCTAACGAAAATTACCCCAACTAATCTGGATTCTATTGCTGCAAACTATTACGAGCAGTATTTAAAATTATATCCTTTGGAAGCCACTTCACAGGGAGATTTGAGATATAATGACCAATTGCCAATTAACATTGACAAAGATTTTATTTCGGGTGAAATTGCTTTTTACCATTCTGTACAAACTCAGCTTGAAAACGTTGATTATAAAGCCCTTTCAGGTGAAGACAAAGTAGTTTATGATGTTTTGGATTATTCTTTAAAAGATAAAATCGAAGCCTACGCTTATCATCCGGAATATATTCCTTTCACTCAGTTTGGGGGACTTCCGTTGAATTTTCCTTTGTATGGAAGCGGACAAGGAAGCCAGCCTTTTAATACTGAAAAAGATTATGAAGACTGGTTAAAAAGAATGGAGAAATTCCCGGAATGGATGAATGCTGCCACAGAAAACTTCCGTGAAGGAATGACCAATAAAATTGTTCTTCCGAGAAAGCTGGTTCTGAAAATGATCCCGCAGATGAAAGCGGAAGAAATCATCACATCTGATTTTGATAAAAACATTTTCTCCGGACCAATAAAGAATTTCCCTAAAAATTTCACTGCTGAACAGAAAGAAAAATTTACTAAACTTTACGAAGATGCAGTGGCCAAAAACATCATCCCTGTGTATATAAAAATGGGGGAATTTTTAGAGAAAGAATACTTGCCTAAATCCAGAGAAACAGATGGTTACAATAGCCTTCCTAAAGGAGAAAACATCTACAAATATTATGTGAAAAGCTGGACAACTACCAACAAAACACCTGAGGAAATCAACAAAATCGGACAACAACAAGTCGCCATGCTTCGTGCAGAAATGGAAAAAGTAAAACAGCAGGTTGGCTTTACCGGAACCCTTGAAGAGTTCATCTCTTCAGTGACAACAGACCCGAAAGCGATGCCTTACAAAACCTCGAAAGAAGTTTTAGATGGTTTTAATGGGATCTTAGCGAAGATCACTCCGAAGTTGAAAACGATGTTTAGCGTAACCCCAAAAACAAAATTTGAAATCAGACAGACCGAAAAATTCAGAGAAGCCAGTGCGAGTGCAGAATATATTCAGGGAACTCCGGATGGAAAAAGACCGGGAATTTTCTACATGCCACTTCCCGACCCTTCAAAATTCAACGTTACTTCTGGAATGGAATCACTTTTCTTACATGAAGCCATTCCGGGACACCATTATCAGGTTTCTCTACAGCAGGAAAACACGAAACTTCCAAAGTTTATGAGATTCGGCTGGTTCGGAGCTTATGGCGAAGGCTGGGCTCATTATTGTGAAACGTTAGGTCCTGAATTTGGATTGTACACTGATCCTTACCAAAAAATGGGGTATCTGAGCGACCAAATGTTGAGAGCCGTTCGTTTGGTTGTCGACACCGGAATTCACACCGGAAAAATGACGAGAGAAGAGGCAATCACTTATTTTCTGAGCAACATTGCTTACGACGAAGCTGGCGCAACTGCAGAAGTAGAAAGATATATGGCAATGCCTGGACAGGCTTTGGGCTACAAAATCGGTTCATTGAGAATTCGTGAATTGAGAGAACAATATCAAAAGCAGCTCGGAAATAAATTTAATCTTGCAAAATTCCATGATGAACTTTTAAGCCAAGGTTGTCTTCCGCTGGATGTTTTGAATAGGAAAATGGAGCTTTGGGCGAAGAAGCAGAAATAA
- a CDS encoding DinB family protein, protein MITESLKSLYTRDLNKLKTEIESYQNEEALWKIDKNILNSAGNLCLHLVGNLNHFIGAILGNSGYIRNRELEFSLKNIPRTELILQIEKTIEVIHSSLDQLSEDDLKKEYSFEALGYPMTTEYFLIHLFGHLSYHLGQINYHRRLLDAK, encoded by the coding sequence ATGATAACAGAATCTTTAAAATCACTTTACACAAGAGATTTAAATAAATTAAAAACAGAAATTGAATCTTACCAAAACGAAGAAGCACTTTGGAAAATTGATAAAAACATTTTAAATTCCGCAGGAAATCTTTGCCTTCACTTGGTTGGAAATCTTAATCATTTTATCGGAGCTATTTTGGGGAATTCTGGTTATATAAGAAATAGGGAGCTTGAATTTTCATTAAAAAATATTCCAAGAACCGAATTGATTCTGCAAATTGAAAAAACTATTGAGGTTATACATTCTTCGCTTGATCAATTATCAGAGGACGATTTGAAAAAAGAATATTCTTTTGAAGCTTTAGGCTATCCAATGACAACAGAATATTTTCTGATTCATTTGTTTGGACATTTGAGTTATCATTTGGGGCAGATCAATTATCACAGAAGATTGTTGGATGCCAAGTAG
- a CDS encoding endonuclease III domain-containing protein, which produces MTKKQRAELVQIELEKLYPTVPIPLEHSDPFTLMVAVALSAQTTDKKVNQVTPELFAVAGTPQRMAKLEEFQIKELIKEIGLSNTKAKNLKRMAELLLERHNGVVPQTYEELEALPGVGHKTASVVMSQGFGFPAFPVDTHIHRLMTQWKLTSGKNVVETEKDAKNLWKEAVWNKLHLQIIFYGREYSPARGKGEKDFITKMMFEK; this is translated from the coding sequence ATGACAAAAAAGCAAAGAGCAGAGCTTGTTCAGATAGAATTAGAGAAATTATATCCGACCGTTCCCATTCCTTTGGAGCACTCAGATCCGTTTACTTTAATGGTTGCGGTAGCACTTTCTGCGCAGACTACCGATAAAAAAGTGAATCAGGTGACACCAGAACTTTTTGCTGTAGCAGGAACACCGCAAAGAATGGCAAAGCTGGAGGAATTTCAAATTAAAGAGCTCATCAAAGAAATCGGACTTTCCAATACGAAAGCTAAAAACCTGAAAAGAATGGCTGAACTCCTTTTGGAAAGACATAATGGAGTAGTGCCACAAACCTATGAAGAGCTTGAAGCACTTCCCGGAGTGGGTCACAAAACTGCTTCTGTCGTGATGAGCCAAGGTTTCGGATTTCCTGCTTTTCCAGTCGATACGCACATTCACAGATTAATGACACAATGGAAGTTGACTTCTGGAAAAAACGTTGTAGAAACTGAAAAGGATGCTAAAAACCTTTGGAAAGAAGCAGTCTGGAATAAACTACATCTTCAGATTATTTTTTACGGAAGAGAGTATTCTCCCGCAAGAGGAAAGGGTGAGAAAGATTTCATTACAAAAATGATGTTCGAGAAATAA
- a CDS encoding TolC family protein — protein sequence MKKVLMIILGLSGLGLSAQKKWSLRECVDYAVEHNLQVIQNQYSKQIQDVNLKIAQNNYLPSVSANVGNNVSFGQASLGTGSIRNDRFSNNANISADILLYNNGRLEKTVRKTQFDVEASQYDIETIKNDISLQIAQQYLTTLLNKEIVKISQSATENAKKQFDRAKITTDVGTTAQTIVAEAEAAWAREKQNLKTAEINVGRSLFALAQLLQLQDYKDFDVENVEIGEQLSPQLISVDDVLNTAYESQPQIKAAESRIKSALAQTEVTRTAFWPTVTASIGVGSFYNNLLNTSFSGIDQFGNATAEPNFFRQYKDNFGQQGGVSVNIPIFNKGITKLQVEQSKINESIAKNSLDQQKQTVKQNVQKAQFDVDANYEVYLASVEAEKSTKLAMEFADKSYAAGRTTIYDLNVARNNYANAQGSVEQAKYNYLFSLKLLNFYAGIPLSL from the coding sequence ATGAAAAAAGTTTTGATGATTATTTTAGGATTATCTGGTCTGGGTCTGAGCGCTCAGAAAAAGTGGTCTTTGAGAGAATGTGTAGATTACGCAGTGGAGCATAATCTTCAGGTTATTCAAAATCAATATTCAAAACAAATTCAGGATGTCAATCTGAAAATTGCTCAGAATAACTATCTTCCGTCGGTTTCTGCCAATGTAGGAAACAATGTAAGTTTCGGGCAGGCTTCTTTAGGTACGGGAAGTATCAGAAACGACAGGTTTAGTAACAATGCAAACATTTCGGCAGATATTTTACTTTACAATAACGGAAGACTTGAAAAAACAGTCAGAAAAACTCAATTTGATGTAGAAGCGAGTCAGTACGATATTGAAACCATTAAAAATGATATTTCTCTTCAGATTGCTCAACAATATTTGACGACTTTACTCAATAAAGAAATCGTAAAGATTTCTCAAAGTGCGACTGAAAATGCCAAAAAACAATTCGACAGAGCAAAAATAACCACAGATGTCGGTACAACAGCTCAAACAATTGTTGCAGAAGCAGAAGCGGCTTGGGCAAGAGAAAAGCAAAACCTGAAAACTGCCGAAATCAATGTTGGTAGAAGTTTGTTTGCATTGGCTCAGCTTTTACAATTACAGGATTATAAAGATTTTGATGTTGAAAACGTAGAAATAGGCGAGCAATTGAGTCCGCAATTAATTTCTGTTGATGATGTACTAAATACCGCTTACGAAAGTCAGCCACAAATAAAAGCGGCCGAAAGCAGAATTAAATCTGCCTTGGCTCAGACTGAAGTTACCCGTACTGCTTTTTGGCCAACGGTGACTGCAAGTATCGGAGTTGGAAGTTTTTATAATAATTTATTGAATACTAGTTTTTCCGGTATAGATCAGTTTGGAAATGCTACCGCAGAGCCAAATTTTTTCAGACAATACAAAGACAATTTTGGTCAGCAGGGTGGAGTTTCGGTAAACATTCCGATTTTCAATAAAGGAATTACAAAGCTTCAGGTAGAGCAGTCTAAAATCAATGAAAGTATTGCCAAAAATTCTTTAGACCAACAAAAACAAACGGTAAAACAAAACGTACAAAAGGCACAATTTGATGTTGATGCTAACTATGAAGTATATTTAGCATCTGTTGAAGCAGAAAAAAGCACCAAACTGGCAATGGAATTTGCAGATAAAAGCTATGCGGCAGGTCGTACAACAATTTATGATTTAAATGTTGCCAGAAACAACTACGCAAACGCTCAGGGTTCGGTAGAACAAGCAAAATATAATTATCTTTTCAGTCTTAAATTATTGAATTTCTATGCAGGAATTCCATTAAGTTTGTAA
- a CDS encoding glycosyltransferase family 2 protein: MKLSVCIPVYNFDVRELVFDLKKEIKENLIDAEIILIDDASDEKFKTINKELQNEVKSFVLLEKNIGRSKIRNLFLQYAEGDYLLFLDCDAKIERSDFISNYLSEINQDNRVEVIYGNFKISPLYSQSLRNKYSAEREIFPENKSTDFSVFKTVNFVIKKEVFRKFPFHEELIHYGYEDYVFAKKMELAKVRFSAINNPVIHIDETANDVFLDKTKTAIDSLYQLSQNSENLIYIKDIKVFFIAQKLKKNNLSTLFLFFYSILEKKMIKNLLSNKPNLRSLDFFKLGLLLRKMR; this comes from the coding sequence ATGAAGCTTTCTGTATGTATTCCGGTCTATAATTTTGATGTTCGGGAACTCGTTTTCGACCTGAAAAAAGAAATCAAAGAGAATCTTATAGACGCAGAAATTATTTTGATTGATGATGCTTCTGATGAAAAATTCAAAACAATTAATAAAGAACTTCAAAACGAAGTAAAGAGTTTTGTTTTACTTGAAAAGAATATCGGTAGATCGAAAATTCGTAATCTTTTTTTACAATATGCTGAAGGTGATTATTTGCTTTTTTTAGATTGTGATGCTAAAATTGAACGTAGTGATTTTATCTCTAATTATTTAAGTGAGATTAATCAGGATAATCGAGTAGAGGTCATTTATGGCAATTTCAAAATTTCCCCACTGTACTCCCAAAGTTTGCGAAATAAATATTCAGCTGAAAGAGAAATTTTTCCTGAAAATAAATCGACAGATTTTTCGGTTTTCAAAACGGTCAATTTTGTCATTAAAAAAGAGGTTTTTAGAAAGTTTCCATTTCATGAAGAGTTGATCCACTACGGATATGAAGATTACGTTTTTGCAAAAAAGATGGAACTTGCGAAAGTAAGGTTTTCAGCAATTAATAATCCTGTCATTCATATTGATGAAACCGCCAATGATGTTTTTTTGGACAAAACGAAAACCGCAATAGATTCATTGTATCAACTTTCTCAAAATTCTGAAAACCTTATCTACATAAAAGACATTAAAGTATTTTTCATAGCTCAAAAGCTGAAAAAAAACAATCTAAGCACCTTGTTTCTATTTTTCTATAGTATTTTAGAAAAGAAAATGATTAAAAATCTTCTTTCAAATAAACCCAATTTAAGAAGTCTTGATTTTTTTAAGTTAGGATTACTTTTACGAAAGATGAGATAA
- a CDS encoding uroporphyrinogen decarboxylase produces MSSEITNYIGYAASVFIILSFILKDLTKIRIVNLVGCICFVIYGIFSGMLWPVIIPNGIICFVQVYHLLIGKKK; encoded by the coding sequence ATGAGCTCCGAAATTACAAATTACATCGGCTATGCCGCTTCCGTTTTCATTATATTAAGTTTTATTCTTAAAGATTTAACCAAAATCAGGATTGTCAATTTGGTCGGATGTATCTGTTTTGTCATCTACGGCATTTTCAGCGGAATGCTTTGGCCGGTAATTATTCCAAACGGAATTATATGTTTTGTACAGGTTTATCATTTACTGATTGGAAAGAAGAAATAA
- a CDS encoding SufE family protein: MTIKENQQELIDEFAFLEDWEQKYEYIIDLGKELKGLPEEQKTDDNLIKGCQSKVWIDAEFKDGKLFFNADSDGILPKGIVSLLVSIYSGHSTQEILDSDFEFISEIGLQEFLSPSRANGLMAMTKQIKFYAVAYQLKS, from the coding sequence ATGACCATTAAAGAAAATCAGCAGGAACTTATTGACGAATTTGCTTTTCTTGAAGACTGGGAGCAGAAATATGAGTACATCATAGATTTGGGTAAAGAATTGAAAGGTCTTCCGGAAGAACAGAAAACAGATGATAACCTCATTAAAGGGTGTCAAAGCAAAGTGTGGATTGACGCTGAATTCAAAGATGGAAAACTATTTTTCAACGCAGATTCTGACGGAATTCTTCCAAAAGGAATCGTTTCTTTATTGGTAAGTATTTATAGTGGTCACTCTACTCAGGAAATCCTTGATTCTGATTTTGAATTTATTTCCGAAATCGGATTACAGGAATTTTTATCCCCTTCCAGAGCCAACGGATTGATGGCAATGACCAAGCAAATCAAATTTTACGCAGTCGCATACCAACTGAAATCTTAG
- a CDS encoding glycosyltransferase, which yields MPAIQGQMSQKIWRYLQNKIVPNLKFMITASGSYGKWFENKYGIKPIIVQNAPRKIDFSIVIPENYPKILLYQGAINPFRGIDKAILAMHHVDNVIFKIAGDGPKKREYEDLVIKKNLQAKVQFLGKLLPEDLRKITLTADVGMSIEENGGESYEFSLPNKVLDCIQARVPLILSPLPEMLNIKNQFDVGEIIENHEPENIAKAINLILNKGRKNYQSELEKASGILCWENEEIKLLGVFEKASL from the coding sequence ATGCCTGCAATTCAGGGACAAATGTCTCAAAAAATATGGCGTTATCTGCAAAATAAAATAGTTCCTAATCTTAAATTCATGATTACCGCAAGCGGAAGTTACGGAAAATGGTTTGAGAATAAATACGGAATTAAGCCAATTATCGTTCAAAATGCGCCTAGAAAAATTGATTTTTCAATAGTAATTCCTGAAAATTACCCGAAAATACTTTTGTATCAAGGTGCAATCAACCCTTTTCGTGGAATTGATAAAGCCATTTTGGCAATGCATCATGTTGACAATGTTATTTTTAAAATTGCCGGCGATGGTCCAAAGAAAAGAGAATACGAAGATTTAGTTATCAAAAAAAACCTTCAGGCTAAAGTTCAGTTTTTAGGAAAATTGCTTCCGGAAGATTTAAGAAAAATCACGTTAACTGCCGACGTAGGAATGAGCATCGAAGAAAATGGTGGAGAGAGTTATGAGTTTTCACTTCCTAATAAAGTGTTAGACTGCATTCAGGCAAGAGTTCCTTTAATTTTATCCCCACTTCCAGAAATGCTAAATATTAAAAATCAATTTGATGTTGGTGAGATTATCGAAAATCACGAGCCTGAAAATATCGCTAAAGCAATCAATTTAATTTTAAATAAAGGAAGAAAAAACTATCAATCTGAATTAGAAAAAGCCTCCGGAATTCTTTGCTGGGAAAATGAAGAGATTAAATTACTAGGAGTTTTTGAAAAAGCATCTCTTTAA
- a CDS encoding GNAT family N-acetyltransferase, translated as MSQRKSLSKNGNKVYETERLIIRPMSLDDADLILELYNMPNFIKFIGNRNIHSLTDAENYIKAKFLPQFEKLGFGNYLIELKEGNIKIGGVGIFEREGLDIVDIGFSVLERFEGKGYMFEAAQKVKSIGMDDFGLDKISAITSKDNFSSQKLIERLGLKFQKYVTLPNEDEELMYYETE; from the coding sequence ATGAGCCAAAGAAAAAGCCTGTCAAAAAACGGAAATAAAGTTTACGAAACCGAAAGATTGATCATTCGTCCGATGTCTTTGGACGATGCAGATCTTATTTTGGAGCTTTATAATATGCCTAACTTTATTAAGTTCATTGGCAACCGTAACATACATTCTCTTACTGATGCCGAAAATTATATTAAAGCTAAATTTCTTCCGCAGTTTGAAAAATTGGGATTTGGGAATTATTTAATTGAATTAAAAGAAGGAAATATCAAAATCGGTGGAGTGGGAATCTTTGAAAGGGAAGGTTTAGATATCGTTGATATTGGCTTTTCTGTTTTGGAAAGATTTGAAGGCAAAGGATATATGTTTGAAGCCGCACAAAAAGTAAAATCGATTGGCATGGATGATTTTGGCTTAGATAAAATTTCAGCCATTACATCAAAAGACAACTTTTCTTCTCAAAAATTAATCGAAAGATTAGGATTGAAATTTCAGAAATACGTCACACTTCCCAATGAAGATGAAGAGTTGATGTATTATGAAACGGAATAA
- a CDS encoding SprT-like domain-containing protein — protein MSIQSLEKYLPQNTLNHLRNWFSDYSIHIKITRNRNSKLGDYRKLRDLSHEITINSTLQPQLFFFVLTHELAHLIAFEKFGRRISPHGNEWKHTFRIMLLESLEVYEDDLKPIILKFSKSPKANFMASPDLVKYFHIENQDDDEIYIEQITKGEHFIYRDQKYLLEGLIKKNYLCLNLATGRKYSFKPLARVKKCS, from the coding sequence ATGTCTATTCAGTCTTTAGAAAAATATTTACCTCAAAACACTCTAAATCATTTAAGGAATTGGTTTTCTGATTATTCTATTCATATTAAAATTACAAGAAATAGAAATTCTAAGCTTGGAGATTACCGTAAACTTCGTGATCTTTCTCATGAAATAACGATCAATTCAACATTGCAGCCGCAGCTTTTTTTCTTCGTACTGACTCACGAATTGGCTCATTTAATTGCCTTCGAAAAATTCGGAAGAAGAATTTCTCCTCACGGAAATGAATGGAAGCATACTTTCAGAATCATGCTTTTGGAAAGTCTGGAAGTGTACGAAGATGATTTAAAACCGATTATTCTTAAATTTTCGAAATCACCAAAGGCCAATTTCATGGCAAGCCCAGATTTGGTGAAGTATTTTCACATTGAAAACCAAGATGATGATGAAATTTATATAGAGCAAATTACGAAAGGTGAACATTTCATTTATCGGGATCAAAAGTATTTATTGGAGGGTCTGATTAAAAAAAACTATCTTTGTCTTAATCTGGCTACAGGAAGGAAGTACTCTTTCAAACCTTTGGCGAGAGTGAAAAAATGCAGTTAA
- the bcp gene encoding thioredoxin-dependent thiol peroxidase: MLKVGDKLPNFEGINQDGETVNSEKLIGKKLVIFFYPQANTPTCTVEACNLSDNYSLLEKAEFQLLGISGDSVKKQKNFHNKFAFPYDLIADENRDIIEKFGVWQEKKTFGKTYMGIVRTTFIFDEKGICTRVIEKVTSKTAAEQILEN; encoded by the coding sequence ATGCTGAAAGTAGGAGATAAATTACCCAATTTTGAAGGAATCAATCAAGATGGAGAAACCGTAAATTCGGAAAAATTAATTGGAAAGAAATTGGTTATTTTCTTTTATCCACAAGCCAATACTCCGACATGTACAGTAGAAGCGTGTAACCTCAGCGATAATTATTCATTATTAGAAAAAGCTGAGTTTCAACTTTTGGGTATTAGTGGAGATTCGGTAAAAAAGCAAAAGAACTTTCATAACAAATTTGCCTTTCCTTATGATCTAATTGCAGATGAAAACCGTGATATTATAGAGAAATTCGGGGTCTGGCAGGAAAAGAAGACGTTCGGAAAAACCTATATGGGAATTGTAAGAACCACTTTTATTTTTGATGAAAAAGGAATTTGCACACGAGTAATTGAAAAAGTGACTTCTAAAACTGCGGCTGAACAAATCCTGGAGAATTAA
- a CDS encoding mannose-1-phosphate guanylyltransferase, protein MSKSDKYCVIMAGGIGSRFWPLSTQKFPKQFQDILGTGRTMIQQTYDRISKVIPNENIFVITNKEYVHLSHQQLPEIPAENVVGEPLMKNTAACNLYMANKIAEVNPDATMIVLPADHLILKEETFLEKVELAFNIASTHDYLVTLGITPTRPDTGYGYIQFVEKKDSDYYKVKTFTEKPMLEIAKSFLESGDFLWNAGIFIWNVNSIHKAFEMFLPEMTQQFTACEYNAEAEESCIELIYPKIQKISIDNGILEKAKNVYVIPADLGWSDLGTWTSVFENSERDENDNAVNIKTALTYDSTGNIIHVKNNKAVVIDGLKDFIVVDTDKVLLICPREHDQQIKDYVLDLKSLKKGEKYM, encoded by the coding sequence ATGTCAAAATCAGATAAATACTGTGTGATTATGGCGGGAGGAATCGGTAGTAGATTCTGGCCTCTGAGCACACAGAAATTCCCAAAACAATTTCAGGATATTTTAGGAACGGGTCGTACCATGATTCAGCAGACTTACGACAGAATAAGTAAGGTGATTCCTAATGAGAATATATTTGTGATTACGAATAAAGAATATGTACATCTTTCTCATCAGCAGTTGCCGGAGATTCCTGCAGAAAATGTTGTTGGTGAACCTTTGATGAAAAACACTGCCGCCTGTAATCTTTACATGGCCAACAAAATCGCAGAGGTTAATCCTGATGCGACGATGATAGTGCTTCCTGCAGACCATTTAATCTTAAAAGAAGAAACGTTTTTAGAAAAGGTAGAGTTGGCATTTAACATTGCTTCCACACACGATTATTTGGTGACTTTGGGTATTACACCCACAAGACCAGATACCGGTTATGGCTATATTCAGTTTGTTGAAAAGAAAGATTCTGATTATTATAAAGTTAAAACTTTCACAGAAAAACCAATGCTGGAAATAGCTAAAAGCTTTCTGGAAAGTGGTGATTTCCTTTGGAATGCTGGTATTTTTATCTGGAATGTAAATTCTATCCACAAGGCGTTTGAAATGTTTCTTCCGGAAATGACTCAACAGTTCACCGCGTGTGAATATAATGCTGAAGCCGAGGAAAGCTGTATTGAGCTTATTTATCCTAAAATTCAAAAAATATCCATTGATAACGGGATTTTAGAAAAAGCAAAAAACGTATATGTTATTCCTGCAGATTTGGGTTGGAGTGATCTCGGAACATGGACTTCAGTTTTTGAAAACAGCGAAAGAGACGAAAACGATAATGCAGTGAACATCAAAACTGCCCTTACTTACGATTCTACGGGCAATATTATTCATGTGAAAAATAATAAAGCGGTCGTTATAGACGGATTAAAGGATTTTATCGTTGTAGATACAGACAAAGTTTTATTGATTTGCCCAAGAGAACACGATCAGCAGATCAAAGACTATGTTTTAGATTTAAAAAGCCTTAAAAAAGGTGAAAAATATATGTAA